In Rissa tridactyla isolate bRisTri1 chromosome 2, bRisTri1.patW.cur.20221130, whole genome shotgun sequence, a single window of DNA contains:
- the LOC128905918 gene encoding inositol 1,4,5-trisphosphate receptor-interacting protein-like 1 gives MTRVLRELELGALAWGARLFAALQQWQFWATAALLVLLFGLCCWLRRWTHQPGSSSKEGTSRDTADKEEKAEDRPSVALDAHTISAKRLLDLSESFTMVEELVDELLRVCQKLSRNSFMPRLMPVIGVGSTLRGWSPCEQDATYRLLVPLKPPPGHAFHLEMATATEETPARKSSLRVELQCTCMREPLAEDMLCFLHHPQEELRQKQGPSPLRTLCTGPYLDMERTARWLQIVVKHAWALMAPSTNCRLAVLPARHSCKLQLTLASHSTVLIEMTFGVKQGDSYAFLSWE, from the coding sequence ATGACTCGGGTgctgcgggagctggagctgggcgcCCTTGCCTGGGGAGCCCGGCTctttgctgccttgcagcagtgGCAGTTCTGGGCCACTGCTGCACTCCTGGTCCTGCTctttgggctctgctgctggctgaggaGATGGACGcaccagccaggcagcagcagcaaggagggcacTTCCAGAGACACGGCTGACAAGGAGGAGAAGGCGGAAGACagacccagtgttgccctggatgcGCACACCATTTCGGCCAAGCGCCTCCTGGACCTGTCAGAATCCTTCACGATGGTggaggaactggtggatgaactTCTCCGTGTCTGCCAAAAACTCTCCAGGAACAGCTTCATGCCACGACTGATGCCAGTCATCGGGGTGGGCAGCACCTTGCGAGGTTGGAGTCCCTGTGAGCAGgatgccacctaccgcctgctcgtgcccctgaagcctccccCTGGGCACGCCTTCCACTTGGAGATGGCCACCGCCACCGAGGAGACGCCGGCAAGGAAGTCCAGCCTCCGCGTAGAGCTGCAGTGCACCTGCATGAgggagccgctggcggaggacatgctctgcttcctccaccacccccaggaggagctgaggCAAAAACAGGGTCCCAGCCCCCTGCGCACCctctgcaccggcccctacctaGACATGGAGAgaaccgcacgctggctccagataGTGGTGAAACACGCCTGGGCGCTTATGGCGCCGTCCACAAACTGCCGTCTAGCAGTGCTGCCCGCCaggcactcctgcaagctccagctgACACTCGCTTCCCACAGTACCGTCCTCATTGAGATGACGTTTGGAGTGAAGCAAGGAGACTCGTACGCCTTCCTGAGCTGGGAGTAA